One genomic segment of Drosophila melanogaster chromosome 3R includes these proteins:
- the Tailor gene encoding tailor, isoform C: MRIEPGDSFWTKKAMFSNAERQYFETVRPRKTSLPGSTAPNIAAPVTKATKKNKTMAEMMPNKLLYMNPLTMEAHFFLQTLNSVNQTTNPPQLDPHLANLLERIMVGIESYLDRNPTYVLPQEMAAPGEGVAFVQPQELQTIKRTFSCSSCSNRIVGTTIAKAVAHLSEQHPKPNPNNQPVQPHPTHQTKQEKKQAQVKARQHITVRLPKKARAMIVGEITNVFKDKYPIADKLKVIPEYDVIEQDLCKLLSPGFPKQPLRVYKFGSRITGIGNRSSDLDLFVDIGKSGNTFHTFEHRASNATVAKLRAMRKFFCDSEDWRLINFIEQARVPIIKTCHLPTGIECDICLNSMGFCNTNLLKYIFESQPLTQYMCIYVKNWLERCKLTEQISTYSITLMVIYFLQLQALLPPIAMLQIEDAANQAVLVGPWVVNFAQKSFSELGLQQLKATVPVIKGFLRNFFAYFAKFDYEHFLVCPYIGQANVEIAKIERMLHARYSAYVSDNPECSIQLKKPMVVQDPIQLNHNVTKAVTKYGLQTFVDYCQQTAELLEEPSTNWRQRYAF; encoded by the exons ATGCGGATCGAACCTGGGGACTCCTTTTGGACGAAAAAGGCGATGTTTTCCAACGCAGAAAGGCAGTACTTTGAGACGGTCCGTCCGCGGAAGACCAGT CTTCCGGGCTCCACCGCGCCCAACATAGCCGCTCCGGTAACAAAGGCCACGAAGAAGAATAAGACGATGGCCGAGATGATGCCAAACAAACTGCTTTAC ATGAATCCGCTTACCATGGAGGCACACTTCTTTCTGCAGACCCTAAACTCAGTGAACCAGACGACGAATCCGCCGCAGCTAGACCCGCACCTGGCCAACCTGCTGGAGCGCATTATGGTGGGCATCGAGAGCTACTTGGACAGGAATCCCACATACGTTTTGCCGCAGGAGATGGCCGCACCGGGTGAGGGCGTGGCCTTCGTCCAGCCCCAGGAGCTGCAGACAATAAAGCGAACATTCAGCTGTAGTTCCTGCAGCAACCGCATAGTGGGCACCACCATCGCAAAAGCTGTGGCCCACCTTTCGGAGCAGCATCCAAAACCCAATCCCAACAATCAGCCAGTCCAGCCGCATCCGACGCATCAGACGAAACAGGAGAAAAAGCAGGCCCAGGTGAAGGCTCGTCAGCATATAACAGTACGGCTACCCAAGA AGGCCAGGGCAATGATTGTGGGAGAGATTACGAATGTGTTTAAGGACAAATACCCAATAGCGGACAAGTTAAAGGTGATTCCCGAGTACGACGTTATCGAACAGGACCTGTGCAAGCTTTTGTCGCCGGGCTTTCCCAAACAACCACTGCGAGTCTACAAGTTCGGGTCCCGCATCACAGGCATTGGAAATCGATCCTCGGACCTGGACCTCTTCGTCGACATCGGTAAGTCGG GCAACACATTTCACACGTTCGAGCATCGAGCTTCCAACGCTACCGTCGCCAAGCTGCGGGCTATGAGGAAGTTCTTCTGCGACAGCGAGGACTGGCGTCTTATTAAT TTCATCGAACAGGCTCGCGTGCCCATCATCAAGACGTGCCACTTACCAACCGGTATCGAGTGCGACATTTGTCTGAACAGCATGGGCTTTTGCAATACAAATCTGCTCAAATACATATTTGAGTCACAGCCACTGA CTcaatatatgtgcatatatgtaaAGAACTGGCTGGAGCGCTGCAAGCTAACTGAACAAATATCGACGTACAGCATTACACTGATGGTGATTTACTTCCTGCAGCTCCAGGCCCTGCTGCCCCCCATTGCCATGCTGCAGATAGAGGATGCAGCCAATCAGGCCGTGCTCGTGGGTC CGTGGGTTGTCAACTTTGCACAAAAATCGTTTAGCGAACTGGGACTGCAGCAATTAAAGGCGACCGTCCCCGTCATCAAGGGCTTCCTTCGAAACTTCTTTGCGTATTTCGCCAAATTTGACTACGAGCATTTCTTGGTCTGCCCATATATAGGTCAGGCTAATGTTGAAATCGCGAAGATTGAGAGGATGCTGCATGCTAG GTATTCAGCATATGTGTCGGACAACCCTGAATGCTCGATCCAGCTGAAAAAACCGATGGTGGTACAGGATCCCATACAACTAAACCACAATGTAACGAAAGCGGTGACCAAATATGGACTGCAGACGTTCGTTGACTACTGCCAGCAGACGGCGGAGCTGCTTGAGGAACCTTCCACCAATTGGCGTCAGCGCTATGCATTTTAA
- the Tailor gene encoding tailor, isoform B, with protein MRIEPGDSFWTKKAMFSNAERQYFETVRPRKTSLPGSTAPNIAAPVTKATKKNKTMAEMMPNKLLYMNPLTMEAHFFLQTLNSVNQTTNPPQLDPHLANLLERIMVGIESYLDRNPTYVLPQEMAAPGEGVAFVQPQELQTIKRTFSCSSCSNRIVGTTIAKAVAHLSEQHPKPNPNNQPVQPHPTHQTKQEKKQAQVKARQHITVRLPKKARAMIVGEITNVFKDKYPIADKLKVIPEYDVIEQDLCKLLSPGFPKQPLRVYKFGSRITGIGNRSSDLDLFVDIGNTFHTFEHRASNATVAKLRAMRKFFCDSEDWRLINFIEQARVPIIKTCHLPTGIECDICLNSMGFCNTNLLKYIFESQPLTQYMCIYVKNWLERCKLTEQISTYSITLMVIYFLQLQALLPPIAMLQIEDAANQAVLVGPWVVNFAQKSFSELGLQQLKATVPVIKGFLRNFFAYFAKFDYEHFLVCPYIGQANVEIAKIERMLHARYSAYVSDNPECSIQLKKPMVVQDPIQLNHNVTKAVTKYGLQTFVDYCQQTAELLEEPSTNWRQRYAF; from the exons ATGCGGATCGAACCTGGGGACTCCTTTTGGACGAAAAAGGCGATGTTTTCCAACGCAGAAAGGCAGTACTTTGAGACGGTCCGTCCGCGGAAGACCAGT CTTCCGGGCTCCACCGCGCCCAACATAGCCGCTCCGGTAACAAAGGCCACGAAGAAGAATAAGACGATGGCCGAGATGATGCCAAACAAACTGCTTTAC ATGAATCCGCTTACCATGGAGGCACACTTCTTTCTGCAGACCCTAAACTCAGTGAACCAGACGACGAATCCGCCGCAGCTAGACCCGCACCTGGCCAACCTGCTGGAGCGCATTATGGTGGGCATCGAGAGCTACTTGGACAGGAATCCCACATACGTTTTGCCGCAGGAGATGGCCGCACCGGGTGAGGGCGTGGCCTTCGTCCAGCCCCAGGAGCTGCAGACAATAAAGCGAACATTCAGCTGTAGTTCCTGCAGCAACCGCATAGTGGGCACCACCATCGCAAAAGCTGTGGCCCACCTTTCGGAGCAGCATCCAAAACCCAATCCCAACAATCAGCCAGTCCAGCCGCATCCGACGCATCAGACGAAACAGGAGAAAAAGCAGGCCCAGGTGAAGGCTCGTCAGCATATAACAGTACGGCTACCCAAGA AGGCCAGGGCAATGATTGTGGGAGAGATTACGAATGTGTTTAAGGACAAATACCCAATAGCGGACAAGTTAAAGGTGATTCCCGAGTACGACGTTATCGAACAGGACCTGTGCAAGCTTTTGTCGCCGGGCTTTCCCAAACAACCACTGCGAGTCTACAAGTTCGGGTCCCGCATCACAGGCATTGGAAATCGATCCTCGGACCTGGACCTCTTCGTCGACATCG GCAACACATTTCACACGTTCGAGCATCGAGCTTCCAACGCTACCGTCGCCAAGCTGCGGGCTATGAGGAAGTTCTTCTGCGACAGCGAGGACTGGCGTCTTATTAAT TTCATCGAACAGGCTCGCGTGCCCATCATCAAGACGTGCCACTTACCAACCGGTATCGAGTGCGACATTTGTCTGAACAGCATGGGCTTTTGCAATACAAATCTGCTCAAATACATATTTGAGTCACAGCCACTGA CTcaatatatgtgcatatatgtaaAGAACTGGCTGGAGCGCTGCAAGCTAACTGAACAAATATCGACGTACAGCATTACACTGATGGTGATTTACTTCCTGCAGCTCCAGGCCCTGCTGCCCCCCATTGCCATGCTGCAGATAGAGGATGCAGCCAATCAGGCCGTGCTCGTGGGTC CGTGGGTTGTCAACTTTGCACAAAAATCGTTTAGCGAACTGGGACTGCAGCAATTAAAGGCGACCGTCCCCGTCATCAAGGGCTTCCTTCGAAACTTCTTTGCGTATTTCGCCAAATTTGACTACGAGCATTTCTTGGTCTGCCCATATATAGGTCAGGCTAATGTTGAAATCGCGAAGATTGAGAGGATGCTGCATGCTAG GTATTCAGCATATGTGTCGGACAACCCTGAATGCTCGATCCAGCTGAAAAAACCGATGGTGGTACAGGATCCCATACAACTAAACCACAATGTAACGAAAGCGGTGACCAAATATGGACTGCAGACGTTCGTTGACTACTGCCAGCAGACGGCGGAGCTGCTTGAGGAACCTTCCACCAATTGGCGTCAGCGCTATGCATTTTAA
- the CG1943 gene encoding uncharacterized protein, isoform D, with product MTSTELKIGLTTSARPSSRVLKPPGGGHTNIFSEPDVAVPAPRAKYNQQNSSNLNACMGSTDPNKVVEKIREEVSIQKEEAKSAPPSQPKEPANKPAATNGEARGRVPPGGFSSGGFW from the coding sequence ATGACATCCACCGAGCTGAAAATCGGCCTGACCACCAGTGCCCGTCCCTCCAGCCGAGTGCTGAAGCCCCCAGGCGGCGGACACACCAATATCTTCTCGGAGCCCGACGTGGCCGTTCCCGCCCCGCGTGCCAAGTACAACCAACAGAACTCCTCAAACCTCAATGCCTGCATGGGCTCCACGGATCCCAACAAGGTGGTGGAGAAAATTCGCGAAGAGGTCTCCATCCAGAAGGAGGAGGCCAAGTCCGCCCCACCCAGCCAGCCCAAGGAGCCGGCGAACAAACCAGCGGCCACAAATGGAGAGGCACGCGGCCGAGTTCCACCCGGCGGATTCTCGTCGGGCGGATTCTGGTAG
- the alphaTub84B gene encoding alpha-Tubulin at 84B — translation MRECISIHVGQAGVQIGNACWELYCLEHGIQPDGQMPSDKTVGGGDDSFNTFFSETGAGKHVPRAVFVDLEPTVVDEVRTGTYRQLFHPEQLITGKEDAANNYARGHYTIGKEIVDLVLDRIRKLADQCTGLQGFLIFHSFGGGTGSGFTSLLMERLSVDYGKKSKLEFAIYPAPQVSTAVVEPYNSILTTHTTLEHSDCAFMVDNEAIYDICRRNLDIERPTYTNLNRLIGQIVSSITASLRFDGALNVDLTEFQTNLVPYPRIHFPLVTYAPVISAEKAYHEQLSVAEITNACFEPANQMVKCDPRHGKYMACCMLYRGDVVPKDVNAAIATIKTKRTIQFVDWCPTGFKVGINYQPPTVVPGGDLAKVQRAVCMLSNTTAIAEAWARLDHKFDLMYAKRAFVHWYVGEGMEEGEFSEAREDLAALEKDYEEVGMDSGDGEGEGAEEY, via the exons ATG CGTGAATGTATCTCTATCCATGTTGGTCAGGCTGGTGTCCAGATTGGAAACGCCTGCTGGGAGCTCTACTGCTTGGAGCACGGCATCCAGCCCGATGGCCAGATGCCGTCTGACAAGACCGTGGGCGGAGGTGATGACTCGTTCAACACCTTCTTCAGCGAGACTGGAGCTGGCAAGCACGTGCCCCGCGCCGTGTTTGTGGATCTGGAACCCACTGTGGTCGATGAGGTCCGTACCGGAACCTACCGTCAGCTGTTCCACCCCGAGCAGCTGATCACTGGTAAGGAGGATGCGGCCAACAACTACGCCCGTGGCCACTACACCATCGGCAAGGAGATCGTCGATCTGGTTCTGGACAGGATCCGCAAGCTGGCCGATCAGTGCACCGGTCTGCAGGGCTTCCTCATCTTCCACTCGTTCGGTGGAGGTACCGGCTCCGGCTTCACCTCGCTGCTGATGGAGCGTCTCTCCGTGGACTACGGCAAGAAGTCCAAGCTGGAGTTCGCCATCTACCCAGCCCCCCAGGTGTCCACTGCCGTGGTCGAGCCCTACAACTCCATCCTGACCACCCACACCACCCTGGAGCATTCCGACTGCGCCTTCATGGTCGACAACGAGGCTATCTACGACATCTGCCGCCGCAATCTGGACATTGAGCGCCCCACGTACACCAACCTGAACCGTCTGATTGGCCAGATCGTGTCCTCGATTACCGCCTCTCTGCGATTCGATGGTGCCCTTAACGTGGATCTGACTGAGTTCCAGACCAACTTGGTGCCCTACCCACGTATTCACTTCCCTCTGGTGACCTACGCCCCCGTTATCTCCGCCGAGAAGGCCTACCACGAGCAGCTGTCGGTGGCTGAGATCACCAACGCCTGCTTCGAGCCGGCCAACCAGATGGTCAAGTGCGATCCCCGTCACGGCAAGTACATGGCCTGCTGCATGCTGTACCGCGGTGATGTTGTGCCCAAGGACGTCAACGCCGCTATTGCCACCATCAAGACCAAGCGCACCATTCAATTCGTCGACTGGTGCCCCACTGGCTTCAAGGTTGGCATCAACTACCAGCCACCCACCGTGGTGCCTGGAGGTGATTTGGCCAAGGTGCAGCGTGCCGTGTGCATGTTGTCCAACACCACGGCCATCGCCGAGGCCTGGGCCCGTCTGGACCACAAGTTCGATCTGATGTACGCCAAGCGTGCCTTCGTCCACTGGTACGTTGGTGAGGGTATGGAGGAGGGAGAGTTCTCCGAGGCCCGTGAGGATTTGGCTGCCCTCGAGAAGGACTACGAGGAGGTCGGCATGGACTCCGGTGACGGCGAGGGTGAGGGCGCTGAGGAGTACTAA
- the Dpck gene encoding Dephospho-CoA kinase produces MFIVAVTGGIATGKSTISKVFERQGIPVIDADKIAREIVEPGQPCWRQIREVFGDEVLLPSKEINRAVLGKMIFEDKELRGKLNKITHPTIHRKIFWQVCKLLVTGHAWIVLDLPLLFETGVLMDFIHKIVCVTCDSDKQLERLIARNELSESEARHRVDSQMPLDKKCEKSHFVIDNNGSVEEAESSAMSIYNLMRDSKQHWLNRISFLGLFLIVGFTIYMLLKVFNRLPESWQM; encoded by the exons ATGTTTATTGTGGCTGTAACTGGCGGTATCGCCACGGGAAAAAGTACCATCAGCAAAGTGTTCGAACGCCAGGGTATTCCAGTCATCGACGCCGACAAAATCGCCAGGGAGA TTGTGGAACCAGGTCAGCCGTGCTGGCGGCAGATTCGGGAAGTCTTCGGAGATGAGGTCCTCCTGCCCAGCAAGGAGATCAACCGCGCTGTTCTGGGTAAGATGATCTTCGAGGACAAGGAGCTGCGCGGAAAGCTGAACAAGATCACCCATCCGACCATCCATCGCAAGATCTTTTGGCAAGTGTGCAAGCTGCTGGTCACGGGGCACGCGTGGATCGTCCTCGACCTGCCACTGCTCTTTGAGACCGGCGTGCTGATGGACTTTATACACAAGATCGTCTGTGTAACCTG CGACTCGGACAAGCAGCTGGAGCGATTAATAGCCCGCAATGAGCTCTCGGAATCGGAAGCCCGGCATCGCGTCGATTCACAAATGCCGCTGGACAAGAAGTGCGAGAAGTCTCACTTCGTCATTGACAATAACGGGAGCGTGGAGGAGGCGGAGAGCTCGGCCATGAGCATTTACAACCTGATGCGCGACTCCAAGCAGCACTGGCTGAACCGCATCAGCTTCCTGGGGCTGTTCCTAATCGTGGGCTTCACAATATATATGCTGCTGAAGGTGTTCAACCGGCTGCCCGAGTCCTGGCAGATGTAG
- the Tailor gene encoding tailor, isoform A, whose amino-acid sequence MAEMMPNKLLYMNPLTMEAHFFLQTLNSVNQTTNPPQLDPHLANLLERIMVGIESYLDRNPTYVLPQEMAAPGEGVAFVQPQELQTIKRTFSCSSCSNRIVGTTIAKAVAHLSEQHPKPNPNNQPVQPHPTHQTKQEKKQAQVKARQHITVRLPKKARAMIVGEITNVFKDKYPIADKLKVIPEYDVIEQDLCKLLSPGFPKQPLRVYKFGSRITGIGNRSSDLDLFVDIGNTFHTFEHRASNATVAKLRAMRKFFCDSEDWRLINFIEQARVPIIKTCHLPTGIECDICLNSMGFCNTNLLKYIFESQPLTQYMCIYVKNWLERCKLTEQISTYSITLMVIYFLQLQALLPPIAMLQIEDAANQAVLVGPWVVNFAQKSFSELGLQQLKATVPVIKGFLRNFFAYFAKFDYEHFLVCPYIGQANVEIAKIERMLHARYSAYVSDNPECSIQLKKPMVVQDPIQLNHNVTKAVTKYGLQTFVDYCQQTAELLEEPSTNWRQRYAF is encoded by the exons ATGGCCGAGATGATGCCAAACAAACTGCTTTAC ATGAATCCGCTTACCATGGAGGCACACTTCTTTCTGCAGACCCTAAACTCAGTGAACCAGACGACGAATCCGCCGCAGCTAGACCCGCACCTGGCCAACCTGCTGGAGCGCATTATGGTGGGCATCGAGAGCTACTTGGACAGGAATCCCACATACGTTTTGCCGCAGGAGATGGCCGCACCGGGTGAGGGCGTGGCCTTCGTCCAGCCCCAGGAGCTGCAGACAATAAAGCGAACATTCAGCTGTAGTTCCTGCAGCAACCGCATAGTGGGCACCACCATCGCAAAAGCTGTGGCCCACCTTTCGGAGCAGCATCCAAAACCCAATCCCAACAATCAGCCAGTCCAGCCGCATCCGACGCATCAGACGAAACAGGAGAAAAAGCAGGCCCAGGTGAAGGCTCGTCAGCATATAACAGTACGGCTACCCAAGA AGGCCAGGGCAATGATTGTGGGAGAGATTACGAATGTGTTTAAGGACAAATACCCAATAGCGGACAAGTTAAAGGTGATTCCCGAGTACGACGTTATCGAACAGGACCTGTGCAAGCTTTTGTCGCCGGGCTTTCCCAAACAACCACTGCGAGTCTACAAGTTCGGGTCCCGCATCACAGGCATTGGAAATCGATCCTCGGACCTGGACCTCTTCGTCGACATCG GCAACACATTTCACACGTTCGAGCATCGAGCTTCCAACGCTACCGTCGCCAAGCTGCGGGCTATGAGGAAGTTCTTCTGCGACAGCGAGGACTGGCGTCTTATTAAT TTCATCGAACAGGCTCGCGTGCCCATCATCAAGACGTGCCACTTACCAACCGGTATCGAGTGCGACATTTGTCTGAACAGCATGGGCTTTTGCAATACAAATCTGCTCAAATACATATTTGAGTCACAGCCACTGA CTcaatatatgtgcatatatgtaaAGAACTGGCTGGAGCGCTGCAAGCTAACTGAACAAATATCGACGTACAGCATTACACTGATGGTGATTTACTTCCTGCAGCTCCAGGCCCTGCTGCCCCCCATTGCCATGCTGCAGATAGAGGATGCAGCCAATCAGGCCGTGCTCGTGGGTC CGTGGGTTGTCAACTTTGCACAAAAATCGTTTAGCGAACTGGGACTGCAGCAATTAAAGGCGACCGTCCCCGTCATCAAGGGCTTCCTTCGAAACTTCTTTGCGTATTTCGCCAAATTTGACTACGAGCATTTCTTGGTCTGCCCATATATAGGTCAGGCTAATGTTGAAATCGCGAAGATTGAGAGGATGCTGCATGCTAG GTATTCAGCATATGTGTCGGACAACCCTGAATGCTCGATCCAGCTGAAAAAACCGATGGTGGTACAGGATCCCATACAACTAAACCACAATGTAACGAAAGCGGTGACCAAATATGGACTGCAGACGTTCGTTGACTACTGCCAGCAGACGGCGGAGCTGCTTGAGGAACCTTCCACCAATTGGCGTCAGCGCTATGCATTTTAA
- the Ref1 gene encoding RNA and export factor binding protein 1 gives MVDKIEMSLDDIIKSTRSQKKPQAARGGPGGARKTGGQQRFAGGARRGGANAGGSPRKPGSVLKGPRGGVAAGAVQKAKFPRGDVNSAWKHDMYDGPKRGAVGGGSGPTRLIVGNLDYGVSNTDIKELFNDFGPIKKAAVHYDRSGRSLGTADVIFERRADALKAIKQYHGVPLDGRPMTIQLAVSDVAVLTRPVAATDVKRRVGGTAPTSFKRGGGQAGGTARRGFKRPVGGKPAAGGQRRERKAPPTAEELDAELDSYINDMKI, from the exons ATGGTGGACAAAATTGAAATGAGCCTCGACGACATCATTAAGTCCACACGCTCGCAAAAAAAGCCGCAAGCCGCCCGCGGCGGACCAGGTGGCGCCCGAAAAACGGGCGGACAGCAGCGTTTTGCTGGTGGAGCCCGCCGCGGCGGAGCCAATGCCGGCGGCTCGCCCAGGAAGCCAGGAAGCGTGCTCAAGGGCCCGCGAGGAGGAGTGGCCGCCGGAGCCGTTCAGAAGGCCAAGTTCCCACGG GGCGATGTGAACAGCGCTTGGAAGCACGATATGTACGACGGACCGAAGAGGGGTGCCGTCGGTGGAGGATCTGGACCCACCCGCCTCATCGTCGGTAACCTGGACTACGGCGTATCCAACACGGACATCAAGGAGCTCTTCAACGACTTTGGTCCGATAAAGAAGGCGGCAGTGCACTACGATCGCTCCGGTCGCTCGTTGG GCACCGCTGACGTGATTTTCGAACGTCGCGCCGACGCCTTGAAGGCCATTAAACAGTACCATGGCGTACCTTTGGACGGACGCCCTATGACCATTCAGCTGGCCGTCTCAGACGTGGCCGTGTTGACCCGTCCCGTAGCCGCCACCGATGTCAAGCGTCGCGTGGGTGGTACTGCACCAACTTCATTCAAGCGTGGTG GTGGCCAAGCTGGTGGCACGGCGCGTCGCGGCTTCAAACGTCCGGTCGGTGGCAAGCCGGCGGCAGGCGGCCAGCGACGGGAGCGCAAGGCCCCGCCCACTGCTGAGGAGCTGGACGCCGAACTGGACTCATACATCAACGACATGAAGATCTAA
- the Ufl1 gene encoding UFM1 specific ligase 1, isoform A has translation MGSDWDEIKRLAADFQKAQLTSTLQKLSERNCVEIVTLLLEKQMLEVVFTNDGKEYITPDHLEREIQDELYVNGGRANLVEVSKTLNVDLSRIELLAERISAENQSVHLVLGQLIDEDYISHIAQEINEKLVQRGEVSISELASQFDLPSDFLQHDVVEKHLGKIIKGRQDASNPRVFFTQAYIQRCKAKIRGALAAITRPINVAVILQKIGVQEKIFYSLLDEIAPAGQVTSKQANSQYVPHIYAKTQADWVNSFYKQNSFLEYDAIQKLGISDAKSYIRKQFPNEEFLYLKRVALGARLVELTVVTALNECSATKQYLDLTTILPSNLSEEDIEEVFSTIMAQKHSNPSNFVYLDGIVFSQPYLAQLVQPCQALAESQAKAAIDGGVYQQYIVEKTLAQKGNVSTQELEDEGKVDKRDERRKKASSGKAGGGAQGRETKTKSTKKHQRGKAAAQFDSDDEDDAQQGSRGGGGASKKAVKPLELVKTADIVKLITASLEEEGLEHLSKSIASLYTNQFNQTALARAQELFEATPQTNRRQTHAAIQDRINTLLIDIRLYEKGLKLFPQDTQTQLVKYLLKSLGNEICNELSLYVASECNLTVKNTNLNVDQRNKLAQECEAQYRAALLEQNKALNKSIDDFELATETVLKTCSMIIKKVDKKKDRLLIADHKKKLQKQLLECNEPALLLHLAALILFTTITGSILHASGKFVSAILQHIRGSLNEDQNALLLRYHDLVLQVLQAIPDSNESKLANEHLQTMQNQVVELAQNFSRASISKAD, from the exons ATGGGTAGTGACTGGGACGAGATCAAGCGCTTGGCCGCCGACTTTCAGAAGGCGCAGCTCACGTCTACGCTGCAGAA GCTCTCGGAGCGAAACTGCGTGGAGATCGTCACGCTGCTGCTGGAGAAGCAGATGCTGGAGGTGGTGTTCACCAACGATGGCAAGGAGTACATCACGCCGGATCATCTGGAGCGCGAGATCCAGGACGAGTTGTACGTGAACGGAGGTCGTGCCAACTTGGTGGAGGTCAGCAAAACCCTAAATGTGGATTTATCACGAATCGAGCTGCTTGCCGAACGAATATCTGCGGAGAATCAAAGCGTACACCTGGTACTGGGACAGCTAATCGACGAGGACTACATCAGTCATATTGCGCAGGAGATCAACGAGAAGCTGGTTCAGCGAGGAGAGGTTTCCATTTCGGAATTGGCTTCCCAGTTCGATCTGCCGTCGGACTTCCTGCAACACGACGTGGTCGAAAAGCATCTAGGTAAGATTATTAAGGGTCGCCAGGATGCCTCAAATCCGCGGGTGTTCTTCACTCAGGCCTACATCCAACGTTGCAAAGCGAAGATTCGGGGAGCCCTGGCCGCCATTACCAGGCCCATAAATGTGGCTGTGATTCTTCAGAAGATCGGTGTGCAGGAGAAGATCTTCTACTCGTTGCTGGACGAAATCGCGCCAGCTGGCCAGGTTACCTCCAAGCAGGCCAACTCCCAATACGTGCCGCACATCTATGCCAAGACGCAGGCTGACTGGGTGAACTCGTTCTACAAGCAGAACAGCTTCCTTGAGTATGATGCCATTCAAAAGCTGGGAATTTCGGATGCCAAGTCCTACATTCGCAAGCAGTTCCCCAACGAAGAGTTTCTCTACCTCAAGCGTGTGGCCCTTGGCGCTCGACTGGTGGAGCTCACGGTGGTCACGGCGCTAAATGAGTGCAGTGCCACCAAGCAGTACCTGGATCTGACCACCATACTTCCATCGAATCTGTCCGAGGAGGATATCGAGGAGGTTTTCAGCACCATCATGGCCCAAAAGCATAGCAATCCCAGCAACTTTGTTTATCTTGATGGCATTG TATTTTCGCAACCATACCTCGCGCAATTGGTTCAGCCGTGTCAAGCGTTGGCAGAGTCTCAGGCCAAGGCGGCCATCGATGGCGGCGTATACCAGCAGTACATTGTGGAGAAGACGCTAGCGCAAAAGGGAAACGTGTCGACCCAAGAGCTAGAGGACGAAGGCAAGGTGGACAAGCGCGACGAGCGGCGAAAGAAGGCGTCCTCTGGCaaagcaggaggaggagcccAAGGGCGTGAGACCAAGACCAAGTCCACGAAGAAGCATCAACGCGGAAAGGCGGCAGCTCAGTTCGACAGTGATGATGAGGACGATGCACAGCAAGGCTCTCGAGGTGGCGGTGGAGCAAGCAAAAAGGCAGTTAAGCCATTGGAGCTAGTCAAGACAGCGGACATCGTCAAACTGATTACTGCGAGTCTGGAAGAGGAGGGACTGGAGCATTTGTCGAAATCCATTGCTTCCCTCTATACAAA CCAATTTAATCAGACGGCCCTGGCACGTGCTCAGGAGTTGTTCGAGGCTACACCGCAGACAAATCGTCGCCAGACACACGCTGCTATCCAGGATCGCATCAATACGCTTTTGATAGACATAAGGCTCTATGAGAAGGGCTTAAAGCTTTTTCCGCAGGACACGCAAACCCAGTTGGTTAAATACTTGCTAAAGTCATTGGGAAATGAGATTTGCAACGAACTTTCGCTATACGTGGCCAGCGAGTGCAATCTGACTGTGAAAAATACCAACCTGAATGTGGACcagcgcaataagttggctCAGGAGTGCGAGGCCCAATACCGTGCCGCGTTGCTTGAGCAAAACAAAGCCCTGAATAAGAGCATTGACGACTTTGAACTGGCGACCGAAACGGTGCTGAAGACCTGCAGCATGATCATCAAGAAGGTGGACAAGAAAAAGGATCGCCTGCTCATCGCAGACCACAAAAAGAAGCTGCAGAAGCAGCTACTAGAGTGCAACGAGCCGGCACTGCTGCTGCACCTGGCTGCACTGATCTTGTTCACCACGATCACTGGTAGCATTTTGCACGCGTCCGGAAAATTCGTTTCTGCCATACTGCAGCATATTCGCGGCTCACTAAACGAGGACCAGAATGCTCTGTTGCTTCGGTATCACG ATTTGGTCCTGCAAGTTCTGCAGGCCATTCCCGATAGCAATGAgtcaaaactggccaacgaACATTTGCAGACAATGCAGAATCAAGTGGTGGAGCTAGCTCAAAACTTTTCACGTGCATCGATTTCTAAGGCTGATTGA